A stretch of the Malus domestica chromosome 08, GDT2T_hap1 genome encodes the following:
- the LOC139198118 gene encoding uncharacterized protein: MRDNGWDAWLDKVSSFCGKHDIDIPDMNDIFVARGRSRRRVEKLTNLHHYRVDLFIDVIDKQLQELKNRFNETSTELLLCVACLTPDDSFSAFDIEKLVRLAKFYPNDFSDMELTLLEDELKNYIFDMRLHNEFSTLKGINNLAQKLVETKRDRQYPPVYLLVKLALILPIATASVERAFSVMKIVKNPHRNRMGDQWLNDSLVVYIEKDVYDSISNDVVIRRFQNMRTRRGQL, from the coding sequence ATGAGGGATAATGGATGGGATGCTTGGCTTGATaaagtttcttctttttgtggCAAGCATGATATTGATATTCCTGATATGAATGACATCTTTGTAGCTCGAGGGAGGTCACGACGTAGAGTTGAAAAATTGACAAACCTTCATCACTACCGTGTTGATCTTTTTATTGATGTTATTGATAAGCAACTTCAAGAGTTGAAGAATCGTTTTAATGAGACAAGTACAGAGTTGCTTCTTTGTGTTGCATGCTTAACCCCAGATGACTCATTCTCAGCTTTTGATATTGAAAAGTTAGTTCGACTTGCTAAATTTTATCCAAATGATTTTTCTGATATGGAGCTCACACTTCTTGAAGATGAACTGAAGAATTATATATTTGATATGCGTTTGCATAATGAATTTTCTACTTTGAAAGGAATTAATAACCTTGCACAAAAGTTGGTGGAGACAAAGAGGGATAGACAGTATCCCCCGGTGTACTTGCTAGTGAAATTAGCATTGATTTTACCTATTGCGACTGCTTCAGTTGAAAGAGCTTTTTCGGTGATGAAAATTGTGAAGAATCCACATCGTAATAGGATGGGTGATCAATGGTTGAATGATAGTTTGGTTGTGTACATTGAGAAAGATGTATATGATTCTATTAGTAATGATGTTGTAATACGACGTTTCCAAAATATGAGAACACGTCGTGGACAATTATGA
- the LOC139198119 gene encoding uncharacterized protein: MERYFKRKSTEDNISPSTTDIPESSNENNIESILANLPGDPGLRLRISEYDPNIRDQVRRAYLQRELVQPRTHQFPYTSFAGVQRRFNPKWFDDFPTWLEYSISKNVVFCRSCYLFKLEIPDQAGNDNFTSKGFHNWKKKCRLRVHVGGPNSAHNQALLHCEALMNQNQHIQTIVHKQSDQARIDYRTRLNASLDCIRFLLRQGLAFCGHDESEDSSNKGNFLELLKFIADHNESIKDVVFKNAPENLKLTSPDIQKDLVHAAACETTNAIMFDIGDDAFFSVLVDESRDISVKEQMVVVLRYVNTNRQVVERFVGIKHVPNTTAISLKEAIDQFFSINGLSISRLHGQGYDGASNMRGEFNGLKTLILKENESAFYIHCFAHQLQLALVAVAKNHIQIGSFFCLVNNVVTIVGASCKRRDMVRERQQTKVMEAIQDYELPSGQGLNQETSLKRASDTRWGSHYGTLVSLVNMFSSVIEVLEMIVDDGVSLDQKGEADILLNLLQSFDFVSSLFLMKEILGITNVLSHALQKKDLDIVSAMALVKSM; the protein is encoded by the coding sequence ATGGAGAGGTATTTTAAGAGAAAATCAACCGAAGATAACATCTCACCCTCTACAACGGATATTCCTGAAAGTTCAAATGAAAATAACATAGAAAGTATACTGGCAAATCTTCCAGGAGATCCTGGGCTTCGACTCCGGATATCAGAATATGATCCAAATATTAGAGATCAGGTTCGAAGAGCTTATTTACAAAGGGAATTGGTTCAACCTCGAACCCATCAATTTCCATATACTTCATTTGCAGGAGTACAACGCCGTTTCAATCCGAAATGGTTCGATGACTTTCCTACTTGGTTGGAGTATAGCATATCcaaaaatgttgttttttgTCGAAGTTGTTATCTCTTCAAGCTAGAGATTCCAGACCAAGCAGGTAATGACAATTTTACTAGTAAAGGttttcataattggaagaaaaaatgtCGACTTCGAGTTCATGTTGGAGGCCCTAATAGTGCTCACAACCAAGCTTTACTTCATTGTGAAGCTTTAATGAATCAGAATCAACATATTCAAACAATTGTTCACAAGCAGTCGGATCAAGCACGTATTGATTATCGCACTCGTTTGAATGCATCACTTGATTGCATTCGCTTTTTATTGCGACAAGGTCTTGCTTTTTGCGGTCATGATGAAAGTGAAGATTCAAGCAATAAGGGTAATTTTCTTGAGCTTTTGAAGTTTATCGCAGATCATAATGAGAGTATTAAAGATGTGGTGTTTAAAAATGCTCCTGAAAATCTCAAGTTAACATCACCTGATATTCAAAAAGATCTTGTGCATGCAGCAGCATGTGAAACCACTAATGCTATCATGTTTGATATTGGTGATGAtgctttcttttctgttttggttgatgaatcgcgTGATATATCAGTCAAGGAGCAAATGGTAGTTGTACTTCGCTATGTGAATACCAACAGACAAGTAGTTGAAAGATTTGTGGGCATAAAGCATGTTCCTAATACCACTGCTATTTCACTTAAAGAGGCAATTGATCAATTCTTCTCTATAAACGGATTAAGCATATCTAGATTGCATGGACAAGGTTATGATGGGGCTAGCAATATGCGAGGTGAGTTTAATGGCCTTAAGACActtattttgaaagaaaatgaaagtgCATTTTATATTCATTGCTTTGCACATCAACTTCAACTTGCTCTTGTAGCTGTGGcgaaaaatcatattcaaattggCTCTTTTTTTTGCTTGGTTAATAATGTCGTTACTATTGTCGGAGCATCATGTAAACGTCGAGACATGGTTAGAGAAAGACAACAAACCAAAGTTATGGAAGCTATTCAAGATTATGAGCTTCCAAGTGGGCAAGGCTTGAACCAAGAAACTAGTCTTAAACGTGCAAGTGATACACGTTGGGGCTCACACTATGGTACCTTGGTAAGCTTGGTTAATATGTTTTCTTCTGTAATTGAGGTGCTTGAGATGATTGTAGATGATGGTGTAAGTCTTGATCAAAAAGGTGAAGCGGATATTTTGTTGAATCTTTTGCAATCTTTTGATTTTGTCTCTAGTCTCTTTTTGATGAAAGAAATATTGGGAATCACAAATGTGTTGTCACATGCATTGCAAAAGAAAGATCTCGATATAGTGAGTGCTATGGCTTTAGTCAAAAGCATGTAA